The Lacipirellula parvula genome window below encodes:
- a CDS encoding dockerin type I domain-containing protein, with protein MLQALAVALSAAIVAAPAVAQTTRHQVSKTNPTGQNDVGIRYFNGTFDVGYSAGDAAYSAAASDGYSLLLFDQSEYNARLMANAGRGPAYYGSAELRLPFVGTGLDVLQINDAAGESYDWEIVTSGSNNEFQVVSSGTVDTYTPGAPVGQKVTLAAQGTLTADKIYMLRLKVNDSDGLNGGQGGKWRAFIDAFDVYDETPLTFDDDSNFSGNWNYVDPSAWDIGVGDSPVYEGTRSGTPGADEKLDISFTGTAFALYGFNWGGITGVYDWAVDGGLGGSGTVDQTLDLDVHGFAVRWPELVVNGLSSGEHTLSITVSGSSAGGAIPTGLGYNIFDALAVYDSGVVIQNNADFNVDGVVDGRDFLIWQQGFGSGSTLQQGDANGDSIVNAADLAIWKTQFGAAATTVAAAVPEPAAGVIGLLGLSLLACLRNRRQA; from the coding sequence ATGCTGCAAGCGCTCGCCGTCGCGTTGAGCGCCGCGATCGTTGCCGCGCCAGCGGTGGCCCAAACGACGCGGCATCAAGTGAGCAAGACGAACCCCACCGGGCAGAACGACGTGGGAATTCGCTACTTTAACGGCACCTTCGACGTCGGTTACAGCGCTGGCGACGCTGCGTACAGCGCCGCCGCTTCCGACGGCTACTCGCTGCTGCTGTTCGATCAGTCGGAATACAACGCGCGGTTGATGGCGAACGCCGGCCGGGGCCCCGCGTATTACGGCTCCGCCGAACTCCGTTTGCCGTTCGTCGGCACCGGTCTCGACGTCCTCCAAATCAACGACGCTGCCGGTGAAAGCTACGACTGGGAGATCGTCACTTCAGGTTCAAACAACGAGTTCCAAGTCGTTTCTTCAGGCACCGTCGATACCTACACCCCCGGCGCCCCGGTCGGCCAGAAAGTGACGCTTGCTGCGCAAGGAACGCTGACTGCCGACAAGATTTACATGCTTCGCCTGAAGGTGAACGATTCCGACGGACTCAACGGCGGGCAAGGCGGCAAGTGGCGGGCGTTCATCGACGCCTTCGACGTCTACGACGAGACGCCCCTGACGTTCGACGACGACAGCAACTTCTCGGGGAACTGGAACTACGTCGACCCATCGGCCTGGGATATCGGGGTCGGCGACTCGCCGGTCTATGAAGGAACGCGTTCCGGTACGCCGGGAGCCGACGAGAAGCTCGATATCAGTTTCACGGGCACGGCCTTCGCGCTCTACGGTTTCAACTGGGGCGGCATCACCGGCGTCTACGATTGGGCCGTCGACGGCGGACTGGGAGGTTCGGGAACCGTCGACCAAACCCTCGACCTCGACGTGCACGGATTTGCCGTGCGTTGGCCGGAGTTGGTCGTCAACGGACTCTCCTCGGGCGAGCACACCCTGAGCATCACGGTCAGCGGCTCGAGCGCCGGCGGCGCCATTCCCACCGGCTTGGGCTACAACATCTTCGATGCGCTCGCGGTGTATGATTCCGGCGTCGTCATCCAGAACAACGCCGACTTCAACGTCGACGGCGTCGTCGACGGTCGCGACTTCCTGATCTGGCAGCAGGGCTTCGGTTCTGGTTCGACGCTGCAGCAGGGCGACGCGAACGGCGACTCGATCGTCAACGCCGCTGACCTTGCCATTTGGAAGACGCAGTTCGGCGCCGCCGCCACGACCGTCGCGGCCGCCGTGCCGGAACCGGCGGCGGGCGTGATCGGCTTGCTCGGCCTCTCGCTGCTCGCTTGCTTGCGGAATCGTCGGCAAGCATAA
- a CDS encoding DUF1573 domain-containing protein, with protein MFPVTDHNFGTVARGADTFYKFEVTNPYKQDMTLTGVRSSCGCTSPTLETADGKAPENGQIVLKSHEKAYVMARFNTRTHVGQKGATLTVSLGGQYGGEVQLHVSGNIRSDVVFNPGAIEFGEVNEGEAKEQRVTVNYAGRSDWEIVDVTNDNDNFEVELLEANRTGGKISYDLVVRLKNNLPAGYVKDQLTVVTNDNRAENQRIPLIVSGNVRPEFSVTPAQLALGEIQPGAHVTKKIAVRGKEPFKIVDVNCGEDCFGFKTDSEEARKIHFVDVTFTAGEAPGKLQTPIQIVTDRDNRGATCVASATVVAETVEAPAAAAAAIDDDAVRTVSAQ; from the coding sequence ATGTTCCCTGTCACCGATCACAACTTCGGCACGGTCGCCCGCGGGGCCGACACGTTCTACAAGTTCGAGGTCACCAATCCTTATAAACAGGACATGACCCTGACCGGCGTTCGCTCGAGCTGCGGTTGCACCTCGCCGACGCTGGAGACCGCCGACGGCAAGGCCCCCGAGAATGGCCAGATCGTTCTGAAGAGCCATGAAAAAGCGTACGTGATGGCCCGCTTCAACACGCGGACGCACGTCGGCCAGAAGGGCGCCACCCTGACGGTGAGCCTCGGCGGCCAATACGGCGGCGAAGTTCAGCTGCACGTTAGCGGCAACATCCGCAGCGACGTCGTCTTCAATCCAGGCGCCATCGAGTTCGGCGAAGTGAATGAAGGCGAAGCCAAGGAACAACGCGTCACGGTCAACTATGCCGGCCGCTCGGACTGGGAAATCGTCGACGTCACCAACGACAACGATAACTTCGAAGTCGAACTGCTCGAAGCGAACCGCACCGGCGGCAAGATCTCGTACGACTTGGTCGTCCGCCTGAAGAACAACCTGCCCGCCGGTTATGTGAAGGACCAACTGACGGTCGTCACCAACGACAACCGCGCTGAGAACCAACGCATCCCGCTGATCGTCAGCGGCAACGTGCGGCCGGAGTTCTCGGTGACGCCTGCCCAACTCGCCCTCGGCGAAATCCAGCCAGGCGCCCACGTCACGAAGAAGATTGCCGTCCGCGGCAAAGAGCCGTTCAAGATTGTCGACGTCAATTGCGGCGAAGATTGCTTCGGCTTTAAGACTGACTCGGAAGAGGCTCGCAAGATCCACTTCGTCGACGTCACCTTCACTGCCGGCGAAGCCCCTGGCAAGCTGCAAACGCCGATCCAGATTGTGACCGACCGCGACAACCGCGGCGCCACCTGCGTCGCCTCGGCGACGGTCGTTGCGGAAACGGTCGAAGCCCCGGCTGCGGCCGCTGCCGCCATCGACGACGATGCCGTTCGCACGGTGTCGGCCCAGTAA
- a CDS encoding SGNH/GDSL hydrolase family protein — MNRRSYKHDAGTPAEQTSSTSSRPSRRQFNAISASLFGAAAMAPALAIADEPAAPAWPTGRRILFQGDSITDAGRKRDASAGKSLPDELGNGYAWLAGSQLLVDYPDAGIALLNRAVSGSTLQGMAERWQADCIDLKPDLVSVLIGVNDASRALETNTIEQSLERFETDYHALLALTKQSLPGVKLIVCEPFVLRCGVINDKWFPMFDQFRQAVRTVAARADAVLAPLQEMMDRAVALAPPERWAADGVHATMDGASLMAHVWRSALDASIE; from the coding sequence ATGAACCGACGATCGTATAAACATGACGCCGGCACGCCGGCCGAGCAAACGTCGAGTACCAGTTCCCGTCCGTCGCGTCGTCAGTTCAATGCCATTAGCGCCTCCTTGTTCGGAGCGGCGGCAATGGCGCCCGCATTGGCGATCGCGGACGAGCCTGCAGCCCCCGCTTGGCCGACCGGCCGACGGATTCTCTTTCAGGGTGACTCAATCACCGACGCCGGTCGGAAGCGGGACGCGAGCGCCGGCAAATCGCTTCCAGACGAGCTAGGCAATGGCTACGCGTGGTTGGCCGGATCGCAACTGCTCGTCGACTACCCCGATGCTGGGATTGCCCTGCTCAACCGCGCAGTCAGCGGCTCCACGCTACAAGGCATGGCTGAACGCTGGCAGGCGGATTGCATCGATCTCAAGCCAGACCTAGTTAGCGTTCTCATCGGCGTGAACGACGCCTCCCGCGCGTTGGAAACAAACACGATTGAGCAGTCGCTCGAAAGATTTGAGACCGACTACCACGCCTTGCTAGCGCTTACGAAGCAATCCTTGCCCGGCGTGAAGCTGATCGTTTGCGAACCTTTCGTCCTCCGCTGCGGCGTGATCAACGACAAATGGTTTCCGATGTTCGATCAGTTCCGTCAAGCGGTTCGCACCGTCGCCGCACGCGCCGACGCGGTGCTGGCTCCGCTTCAGGAAATGATGGACCGAGCCGTCGCCCTGGCCCCGCCCGAACGCTGGGCGGCCGACGGCGTTCACGCCACGATGGACGGAGCGTCGCTGATGGCTCACGTTTGGCGGTCGGCGCTTGACGCGAGCATCGAATGA
- the purL gene encoding phosphoribosylformylglycinamidine synthase subunit PurL: protein MLWEIDLHPRAGLPDLDADGVAADVIALRLAQKVRVASSRGYLVQGPELSPERIERLARELFADTVAEEYLVGQVSDAKLAAAPERIAAGEGTQLVQVLLKPGVMDPVAQSAEAGVRDFGWEVDAVRTLRKYWIADATAEEVRAISSELLANDAIEQVIVGPLPFDRLQSGSAYKFELKTVAIRDLDAAGLVRLSKEGQLYLQPAEMETIQRYFVELGREPTDIELETVAQTWSEHCSHKTLAGRIAYRDEDGDRQFENMLKETIFAATQELRRRWGKNDWCVSVFKDNAGIVKFDDQFNVAFKVETHNHPSALEPYGGANTGIGGVIRDTIGTGLGAKPICNTDVFCFAPPDTAVEDLPTGVLHPKLVMRGVVEGVRDYGNRMGIPTVNGAVYFDRRYLGNPLVYCGNVGLIPCDKSFKEPQPGDLIVAVGGKTGRDGIHGATFSSAELTHESESLSGGAVQIGNAIEEKKVLDVLLEARDRNLFTAMTDCGAGGFSSAVGEMGEKIGAEVHLDKAPVKYAGLSYTELWISEAQERMVLSVPEANWAELHQLCASEGVEATAIGTFEPTGRLVLKYNGNVVGDMPMAFLHDGRPPVVRQASYTSKPVAPLSTTNTMSVADSLQAILGSLNVASKESIIRQYDHEVQGGSAIKPLVGVQCDGPGDAAVVRPVLGSRRGVVISCGMNPRYGDFDPYHMAASAIDEALRNCVAVGADPARIAILDNFCWGDCERSETLGALVRAAIACHDLSLIFETPFISGKDSLNNEFSYFDDAGQKQTIAIPSSLLISAMGQVADVAQCVTMDLKRAGNLLYLVGETKDELGGSHYTLVNNLDGGAVPTVDGLRAKATFAAVHRAIGDGSIVSCHDLSEGGLAAAAAEMAFAGGLGVEVQLDGVPTGTASLSPVVKLFSESNSRFLCEVAPEHAAVFEGQFASLPVAQVGVVVESPLVTIKAGVETLVNVANDQLKESWQSPLRY, encoded by the coding sequence ATGCTGTGGGAGATTGACCTCCACCCCCGTGCCGGACTCCCCGACCTCGACGCCGACGGCGTCGCCGCTGACGTGATCGCGCTGCGACTCGCCCAGAAGGTGCGCGTCGCCTCGTCGCGCGGCTATCTGGTGCAAGGCCCCGAGCTGTCGCCCGAGCGGATCGAACGGCTCGCCCGCGAGCTATTTGCCGACACGGTCGCCGAAGAATATCTGGTCGGCCAGGTGAGCGATGCAAAGCTCGCCGCCGCGCCCGAGAGGATCGCCGCCGGCGAGGGAACGCAACTCGTGCAGGTGCTGCTCAAGCCCGGCGTGATGGACCCGGTGGCTCAAAGCGCCGAAGCGGGCGTCCGCGACTTCGGCTGGGAAGTCGATGCGGTCCGCACGCTGCGGAAGTACTGGATCGCCGACGCGACGGCCGAAGAGGTTCGCGCCATTAGTAGCGAGCTCCTCGCCAACGATGCGATCGAGCAAGTGATCGTCGGCCCGCTGCCGTTCGATCGCCTGCAATCGGGAAGCGCGTACAAGTTCGAGCTGAAGACCGTCGCCATTCGCGATCTCGACGCCGCTGGCTTGGTCCGCCTCAGTAAGGAAGGCCAGCTCTATCTGCAGCCGGCGGAGATGGAGACGATTCAGCGCTACTTCGTCGAGCTCGGCCGCGAACCGACCGACATCGAGCTTGAGACAGTCGCCCAAACTTGGAGCGAGCACTGCAGCCACAAGACGCTCGCCGGGCGGATCGCCTACCGCGACGAGGATGGCGATCGGCAGTTCGAGAACATGCTCAAGGAGACGATCTTCGCCGCGACGCAAGAACTGCGGCGTCGCTGGGGGAAGAACGACTGGTGCGTCAGCGTGTTCAAGGACAACGCCGGCATCGTCAAGTTCGACGACCAGTTCAACGTTGCCTTCAAGGTCGAAACGCATAACCACCCGTCGGCGCTCGAACCGTACGGCGGCGCCAACACCGGCATCGGCGGCGTCATTCGCGATACGATCGGCACCGGCCTCGGCGCCAAGCCGATCTGCAACACCGACGTCTTCTGCTTCGCCCCGCCCGACACGGCGGTCGAAGACCTGCCGACGGGCGTGCTGCATCCGAAGCTGGTGATGCGCGGCGTCGTCGAAGGCGTCCGCGACTACGGCAACCGGATGGGCATCCCGACGGTCAACGGCGCCGTTTACTTTGATCGCCGGTACCTCGGCAACCCGCTTGTCTACTGCGGCAACGTCGGACTGATCCCGTGCGACAAGTCGTTCAAGGAACCGCAGCCGGGCGACCTCATCGTCGCCGTCGGCGGTAAGACGGGCCGCGACGGCATCCATGGCGCCACGTTCTCCAGCGCCGAGCTGACCCACGAGAGCGAATCACTTTCCGGCGGGGCCGTGCAAATCGGCAACGCCATCGAGGAGAAGAAGGTTCTCGACGTGCTGCTCGAAGCTCGCGATCGCAACCTGTTCACCGCGATGACCGACTGCGGCGCCGGCGGTTTCAGTAGCGCTGTCGGCGAAATGGGCGAAAAGATTGGCGCCGAGGTCCACCTCGACAAGGCGCCGGTGAAGTACGCCGGTCTGTCGTACACCGAGCTCTGGATCTCCGAAGCGCAAGAGCGCATGGTCCTCAGCGTGCCCGAAGCGAACTGGGCCGAGTTGCATCAGCTGTGCGCGTCCGAAGGGGTCGAAGCGACAGCCATCGGCACGTTCGAACCGACCGGCCGATTGGTGCTGAAGTACAACGGCAACGTCGTGGGCGATATGCCGATGGCGTTCCTCCATGACGGCCGGCCGCCAGTGGTGCGGCAAGCGTCGTACACGTCGAAGCCAGTCGCTCCGCTGTCTACGACGAACACGATGAGCGTCGCCGATTCGCTGCAGGCGATCCTCGGTTCGCTCAACGTGGCAAGCAAAGAGTCGATCATTCGCCAGTACGATCACGAAGTGCAGGGCGGCAGCGCCATCAAGCCGCTGGTGGGCGTGCAGTGCGACGGCCCCGGCGATGCGGCGGTGGTGCGGCCGGTGCTCGGTTCGCGGCGCGGCGTGGTGATCTCCTGCGGCATGAACCCGCGGTACGGCGATTTCGATCCCTACCACATGGCGGCGAGCGCGATCGACGAAGCCCTCCGCAACTGCGTCGCCGTCGGCGCCGATCCGGCTCGCATCGCGATCCTCGACAACTTCTGCTGGGGCGATTGCGAACGGAGCGAAACGCTCGGCGCCCTCGTCCGCGCGGCGATCGCGTGCCATGACCTCTCGCTGATCTTCGAGACGCCGTTCATCAGCGGCAAGGACAGCCTGAACAACGAGTTCAGCTACTTCGACGACGCGGGGCAAAAGCAGACGATTGCCATTCCGTCGTCGCTACTGATCAGCGCGATGGGCCAGGTGGCCGACGTCGCCCAGTGCGTGACGATGGACCTGAAGCGGGCCGGCAACTTGCTCTACCTCGTCGGCGAGACGAAGGACGAACTCGGCGGTTCGCACTACACGCTGGTAAATAACCTCGACGGAGGCGCCGTGCCGACGGTCGACGGGCTGCGGGCGAAGGCGACGTTTGCCGCGGTGCACCGGGCGATCGGCGACGGGTCGATTGTCTCGTGCCACGACCTGAGCGAAGGGGGCCTCGCCGCGGCGGCGGCGGAGATGGCGTTCGCCGGCGGGTTGGGAGTTGAGGTGCAACTCGATGGCGTGCCGACTGGCACCGCCTCGCTCTCGCCCGTGGTGAAGTTGTTCAGCGAGTCGAACAGCCGATTCTTGTGCGAAGTGGCTCCCGAACATGCGGCCGTGTTCGAAGGGCAATTCGCCAGCTTGCCCGTGGCGCAGGTCGGCGTCGTTGTCGAGTCGCCGCTCGTGACGATCAAGGCGGGCGTTGAGACGCTGGTGAATGTGGCGAATGATCAATTGAAAGAGTCCTGGCAAAGCCCGTTGCGGTATTAA
- a CDS encoding ATP-binding protein, translating to MSAIERGDGGGDEGAGGGTGADAAGAGGAPMRKTLSHTWHWPRRPASSARTVSFVPHAGHFTNCGDEWLGSGKFLTTAQDGKTGTLLGLFVEGHWPGMLMLWRRRFVWQNGEISADSTMWQGIQGHDEVVEQFRRSLTAGRLATTYLFVGPEGIGKRSFALQLAKALLCTASDPVALETCGQCESCRLAASGNHPDLLQIAAPPGSKSLKIEQFVGPRERRNQEGLCHDIALRPMLGRRRVAIIDDADWFTPESANCLLKTLEEPPPGAVILLIGTARSRQLPTILSRSQVIRFRPLPEEAVQNLALAEGFAADEKAAAELASRSHGSLTLARQLADASLWQMRDRFAAQWLSGELDAARLTREVDEFINAAGKEADARRQRFRQLLALVAARLSDSLRQLASEGRSADATLAAIDRCLEAEEQLDRNANQSTLLENWIDDLASCQTAGRLTAR from the coding sequence ATGTCGGCCATCGAGCGCGGCGATGGCGGTGGGGATGAGGGAGCTGGCGGCGGAACCGGTGCTGACGCGGCTGGGGCCGGCGGAGCGCCAATGCGGAAGACTTTGTCGCACACGTGGCATTGGCCGCGGCGGCCGGCGTCCTCGGCGCGCACGGTAAGCTTCGTGCCGCACGCGGGGCACTTCACGAACTGCGGCGATGAGTGGCTTGGATCGGGCAAGTTTTTGACGACTGCTCAAGATGGAAAAACAGGAACTCTCCTCGGCCTATTCGTAGAGGGGCATTGGCCCGGTATGCTGATGTTATGGCGCCGGCGATTCGTTTGGCAAAATGGCGAGATTTCAGCGGATAGTACGATGTGGCAAGGCATTCAGGGACATGACGAAGTTGTCGAGCAGTTCCGTCGCTCGCTGACCGCGGGACGGCTGGCGACGACCTACTTGTTCGTCGGGCCCGAGGGGATCGGCAAGCGGTCGTTTGCGTTGCAGCTCGCCAAGGCTCTCCTTTGCACGGCGAGCGATCCCGTGGCGCTCGAAACGTGCGGCCAATGCGAATCGTGCCGACTGGCAGCCTCAGGGAACCATCCCGATCTGCTGCAAATCGCCGCTCCGCCCGGCTCGAAGTCGCTGAAGATCGAGCAGTTCGTCGGGCCGCGCGAACGCCGCAACCAGGAAGGACTGTGCCACGACATCGCCCTGCGACCGATGCTCGGCCGGCGTCGCGTGGCAATCATCGACGACGCGGATTGGTTCACGCCGGAGAGTGCGAACTGCCTGCTGAAAACGCTCGAAGAACCGCCGCCGGGGGCCGTCATCTTGCTGATTGGCACCGCTCGTAGCCGGCAGTTGCCGACGATTTTGTCGCGTTCGCAGGTGATTCGATTCCGACCGTTGCCTGAGGAAGCGGTCCAAAATCTCGCGTTGGCCGAAGGGTTCGCGGCTGACGAAAAGGCGGCGGCTGAGCTGGCGAGTCGAAGTCATGGCAGTCTCACGTTAGCTCGGCAGTTGGCGGATGCTTCGCTGTGGCAGATGCGTGATCGGTTCGCGGCCCAGTGGTTGTCAGGCGAACTCGACGCCGCGCGGCTGACGCGCGAGGTCGACGAGTTCATCAACGCCGCCGGCAAAGAGGCCGACGCCCGTCGGCAGCGATTCCGCCAGCTGCTCGCCCTGGTCGCGGCGCGGCTGAGCGATTCGCTGCGCCAACTCGCCAGCGAGGGTCGCTCGGCGGACGCAACGCTCGCCGCGATCGATCGCTGCCTCGAAGCCGAGGAGCAACTCGACCGCAACGCGAACCAGTCGACGCTGCTGGAGAACTGGATCGACGACTTGGCGAGTTGCCAGACGGCGGGCCGGCTGACGGCGCGGTGA
- the hemG gene encoding protoporphyrinogen oxidase — MPSSVDPSTHAQPPRIAVVGGGISGLAAAHRLRKLLPRAELQLFDASDRLGGPLYTLAHDDALLEQGADSFLIKTPFALDLCRELGLADQLIPTSEQHRRALVVRDGQLVPVPEGFVLMKPQLLKPMLQSPLFSLLGKARLAAEPLALVPAEVNRPGYDESVASFATRRLGREVYQRLVEPLIAGVYVADAHKLSLAATYPEFLEAERVHGSLWRSVRKARSLAKPEEPGAAPATAARYGQFVTLRGGLRGLVDALVATLPANALRLRTPVMQVERHATNHWTLRTTPGAPLEHFDGVIVAAHAPQASPLLKHLDGDLSNELAAIEYASSAVVTLVYHRQDIDHPLDGFGIVVPAIERRPIVAASFLTVKFPSHGPAGRAIVRVFSGGALQPDKVDRDDAELIKIAAEQMADLIGAHGLPIETHVMRWRDAMPQYHVGHVARVESIEARVASHNGLELAGNAYRGVGIPQSIHSGRNAAERLAKQLAK, encoded by the coding sequence TTGCCTTCCTCCGTCGACCCATCAACGCACGCTCAACCGCCGCGCATCGCGGTCGTCGGCGGCGGCATTAGCGGCCTAGCGGCGGCCCATCGGTTGCGGAAGCTCCTTCCCCGCGCCGAACTGCAGCTTTTCGACGCGAGCGACCGGTTGGGCGGTCCGCTCTACACGCTCGCCCATGACGACGCGCTGCTCGAGCAAGGGGCCGACAGCTTCCTCATCAAGACGCCGTTCGCGCTCGATCTCTGCCGCGAGTTGGGGCTGGCCGATCAACTCATTCCCACGAGCGAGCAACATCGCCGGGCGCTCGTCGTTCGCGACGGCCAACTCGTGCCGGTGCCGGAAGGCTTCGTGTTAATGAAGCCGCAGTTGCTCAAGCCGATGCTGCAGTCGCCGTTGTTCAGCTTGCTCGGCAAAGCGCGCTTGGCGGCCGAGCCGCTCGCACTGGTCCCCGCCGAGGTGAACCGCCCCGGCTACGACGAGAGCGTTGCCAGCTTCGCCACTCGGCGGTTGGGACGCGAAGTTTACCAACGGCTGGTTGAGCCGCTGATCGCCGGCGTCTACGTCGCCGACGCACACAAGCTGAGCTTGGCCGCGACCTACCCCGAGTTCCTCGAAGCGGAACGGGTCCACGGCAGTTTGTGGCGGTCGGTGCGCAAAGCGCGATCGCTGGCGAAGCCGGAGGAGCCGGGCGCCGCGCCGGCGACGGCCGCCCGCTATGGGCAGTTCGTGACGCTCCGCGGCGGATTGCGAGGATTGGTCGATGCGCTCGTCGCAACGCTGCCCGCCAACGCCCTGCGGCTCCGCACGCCGGTGATGCAGGTCGAACGTCACGCCACCAACCACTGGACCTTGCGAACAACCCCCGGTGCACCGCTCGAGCATTTTGATGGCGTGATCGTCGCGGCTCACGCACCGCAGGCGTCGCCGCTGCTGAAGCACCTCGACGGCGACCTATCAAACGAGTTGGCCGCCATCGAATACGCCAGCAGCGCCGTCGTCACGCTGGTGTACCACCGCCAAGATATCGATCATCCGCTCGACGGATTCGGCATCGTTGTGCCGGCGATCGAGCGCCGGCCGATCGTCGCCGCGAGTTTCCTCACTGTCAAATTCCCGAGCCACGGGCCCGCCGGGCGAGCAATCGTTCGCGTCTTCTCTGGCGGGGCGTTGCAGCCCGATAAGGTCGATCGCGACGACGCGGAGCTGATCAAGATCGCCGCGGAGCAGATGGCCGACTTGATTGGGGCTCACGGCTTGCCGATCGAAACGCACGTCATGCGCTGGCGCGACGCGATGCCGCAGTACCATGTGGGGCACGTCGCCCGCGTCGAGTCAATCGAAGCACGGGTCGCGTCGCACAACGGCTTGGAACTGGCGGGCAACGCCTACCGCGGCGTCGGCATTCCACAGAGCATCCACAGCGGCCGCAACGCCGCCGAGCGTTTGGCGAAGCAACTAGCCAAGTAG
- the purQ gene encoding phosphoribosylformylglycinamidine synthase I, producing the protein MTPRVLVLRAPGSNCDVETAYAFEQAGATTERLHVNRWLEAPQLAADYQILCLPGGFSYGDDLGAGRILGNQLRHHLADSLAAFRDRGKLILGICNGFQILVKSGLLDIDDEQGPAATLNWNKSGRFIDRWVNLRVASDRCVFLQGIESIELPIAHAEGQFLGRDDAALDRFEDAGQLALRYAEADGGCNSQPYNPNGAARDVAGMCDRSGRVFGLMPHPERFIDRTQHPQWTRRAKFDEGAGLQLFRNAVGYFA; encoded by the coding sequence ATGACTCCACGCGTGCTTGTGCTGCGGGCCCCGGGCTCCAATTGCGACGTTGAAACGGCTTACGCCTTCGAGCAGGCGGGCGCGACGACGGAGCGGCTGCATGTGAACCGCTGGCTGGAGGCGCCGCAGTTGGCGGCCGACTATCAGATCCTCTGCCTGCCGGGCGGGTTCAGCTACGGCGACGACCTCGGCGCCGGGCGGATCCTCGGCAATCAGTTGCGGCATCACCTCGCCGACTCGCTGGCGGCGTTTCGTGATCGCGGAAAATTGATTCTCGGCATCTGCAATGGCTTTCAGATCCTCGTGAAGTCGGGGCTGCTCGACATCGATGACGAGCAAGGCCCGGCGGCGACGCTTAACTGGAACAAGTCGGGACGGTTTATTGATCGCTGGGTGAACCTCCGCGTCGCCAGCGATCGTTGCGTTTTTCTGCAGGGAATCGAAAGCATCGAGCTGCCGATCGCTCATGCCGAGGGACAATTCCTCGGGCGCGACGATGCGGCGCTCGATCGGTTCGAAGACGCTGGTCAACTGGCGCTCCGTTACGCGGAAGCGGACGGCGGCTGCAACTCACAGCCGTACAACCCCAACGGCGCCGCGCGCGACGTCGCTGGCATGTGCGACCGCTCGGGCCGCGTGTTTGGGCTGATGCCCCACCCCGAACGGTTCATCGACCGCACGCAGCATCCGCAATGGACGCGGCGGGCGAAGTTCGACGAAGGGGCTGGGTTGCAGCTATTTCGGAACGCTGTTGGTTACTTTGCTTGA
- a CDS encoding prephenate dehydrogenase: protein MPDPPRVAIIGVGLIGGSIGLALRQRGLAQEVVGVGRRMASLEKARELGAIDRGTTNLVEGVADADWVIIATPVDSIVDTVTAVASAAPRATITDAGSTKAQICREIKQLPPSEPGRPAPGTHFIGSHPLAGGHRTGPEHARADLLVDRLVLVTPEDNTPPGLVERTKEFWEALGAEVVLLSPEEHDRALAATSHLPHLIAAALASATPEEWLQLTGAGWGDTTRIAAGSPQLWTQIFTQNRAAVLDALRRFEHRLAQFDAALSGGDVPALTLELQEAKRIRDAVGD from the coding sequence ATGCCCGACCCTCCTCGCGTCGCGATCATTGGCGTCGGCCTGATCGGTGGATCGATCGGCTTGGCTTTGCGCCAGCGCGGACTCGCCCAAGAGGTGGTCGGCGTCGGCCGGCGGATGGCCAGTTTGGAGAAGGCCCGCGAGCTCGGCGCCATCGACCGCGGCACGACGAACCTTGTGGAGGGAGTCGCCGACGCCGATTGGGTGATTATCGCCACGCCGGTCGACTCGATCGTGGACACTGTGACGGCCGTCGCCTCGGCCGCCCCCCGCGCAACGATCACCGACGCCGGCAGTACGAAGGCCCAGATCTGCCGCGAGATCAAACAACTCCCCCCCAGCGAGCCGGGGCGTCCCGCCCCCGGCACCCACTTCATCGGCAGCCACCCCCTCGCCGGCGGCCATCGCACCGGCCCCGAACATGCCCGCGCCGACCTGCTAGTCGACCGCCTCGTGCTGGTCACGCCCGAAGATAACACGCCGCCGGGATTGGTCGAGCGAACCAAAGAGTTTTGGGAAGCCCTCGGCGCCGAGGTGGTGCTGCTCTCACCCGAGGAACATGACCGCGCTTTGGCCGCAACGAGCCACTTGCCCCACCTGATTGCCGCGGCCCTGGCGTCTGCGACGCCAGAAGAATGGCTGCAACTCACCGGCGCCGGCTGGGGCGATACGACGCGGATTGCCGCCGGCTCGCCGCAGCTGTGGACGCAGATTTTTACGCAGAACCGTGCGGCGGTGCTCGACGCGCTGCGGCGGTTTGAGCACCGACTTGCACAGTTCGATGCCGCATTGAGCGGCGGCGACGTGCCCGCCCTCACCCTTGAGCTCCAGGAAGCGAAACGGATTCGAGATGCTGTGGGAGATTGA